ATCTGCTACGACTACCGCTATCTCCCCCTTTCCTCCGCCGGGCTCCAGGATCAGCCTGGCTGCTCCAATCTCCCTCCTCTTCCCGTCTTCCCGGAGCTCCGCTATTATGGCCATCTCCCTATCGTAGTCTATGTTGCAGAAGCGGACTAGATCTGCATGGGATAACTCCTTTATCACTCGGAAGAACCTGAACCTTTTAGTCTCATCGGATAGGTTCATGATGAACTCTGATTCAAGCCTTTCATCCTCCGGCCTGATGGGCCTCAGGATGACCTCGGTTCCATCCTTAAGCCTCCACGGCGTAACATATTTGGTTGGATATGGAAGTATCACCAGGTGGGGGTACGAGTTCTTCTCCTTGATCGCGCCGGGGTCGATTATTATTCTCGCATCCAGGGCCTGTATCATGGTTTTAGAGGCCGCCAGGGGATTTACCTCTACCTCGCTCATCTCTGGGAAGTCCGAGACCATGTTGGAGAACAGGACCACTATCTCCTCTAGGGCTCTCAGGTTGATCGGCTGTCCGTTCCTTGGGCCCCTCGATAGGGCCCCATAGATCTTGGTCTCCTCCATCATCCTCCTGGCGAGTGTCTGATTCAACGGAGGCAGACCCATGGAGAAGTCGTGGATATGCTCCACGTCCCTTCCCCCTCTGCCGAAGAGCACGACCATCCCGAAGTCCTTATCCCTCCTAGCGCCTAGGATGAGCTCAAAATCTATCTCCTGCATCATCTTCTGCACGTATACTCCATCTATCCGGGCTTTCGGGGATGCCTTCTTAACCCTCTCCAGCAGGCGGGTGTACTCCTCCCTTAGCCTCTTCTCCGAGTCCACGCCTAGGATCACACCTCCCACATCTGTTTTATGGGTTATGTCGGGGGAGACTATCTTAAGGGCCACCGGGTATCCCCCAACCCTGGAGACGTTCTCCAGCGCCTCATCCAGGCTCTTAGCCAGATAGGCTGGAGCCCTCGGTATCCTGTACGCGTCCAGGAATTTATCGGCCTCCTCCTCCGTCAGGGTAGTTCTACCCTCTTTGACGGCCCTCCTTATGATCAGCTTAAGATGGTTCTTGGGTGGTGAGAGGTCCATGGGGAGTTCCTCCGGCGTCTCGTAGAGGAGTTCAAGGTTCCGCTTATACCGGTACATGTACATGTATGTCCTGACGGCCTTCTCCGGCGTAGGATATGTGGGTATCTCGTTCTCGTAGAAGAGCCTCCTAGCCGGGTCGTTCTCAGCTCCCCCCATCCACACGGTCAGGATCGGCTTAACCTTCTTCCCAGCCTTCTCCACTATCTTCTCAGCTAATCCCATGGACTCCAAGGCGGGCTGCGGCGTATAGATAACTATAACGCCGTCGACCTTAGGATCCGAAAGGCATACGTCCAAAGCCTTCTCATATCTCTCAATGTTCGCTTCTTCGAGTAGGTCTATGGGGTTCCCCTTGCTCCAGTAGGGGGGGAGGAAACCATTTAGGATCTGCATGGATTCCTCGGATAGCTCGGCCACCTCTCCTCCGTAGTCGAGTACCGCGTCGGCGGTCATTATCCCGGGGCCTCCGGCGTTGGTCACTATGGCCAACCTCGGGCCTTTGGGGAGGTTCCTGGACGAGAGGACTGTGGCGCAGTTGAAGAGGTCCTCTATCTCATCCACCCGGAGCACGCCGAGCCTCTTGAAGGCTGCATCGTATACTTCGAAGCTCCCCGCCAACGCCCCCACATGGGAGCGCGCAGCCCTGGCGCTCTCCGCGTACTTCCCGGACTTGAGCACTATGATGGGCTTGGTCCTGGCGAATCCCCTGGCTGCACATACAAACTTTCTAGCCGACCTCACACCCTCCATGTAGATGAGTATGCTCCTCGTATGGGGATCCTGCCCTAGATAGTCTATTAGGTCGCCGAAGTCTATGTCCAGCATGGAGCCCAGGGAGGCGAACATGCTGAACCCGATCCGGGCGCTCATGGCCCAGTCGAGCATAGCCGATCCGAGGGCCGCGCTCTGGGATAGGAAGGCTATCTCCCCCGGTTCTGGATTGCCCCTGGAGAATGCGGCGTTCAGGGATATATGCGGCCTGATGACGCCTAGACAGTTGGGTCCGAGCACCCTAACCCCATGCTTCACGCCCAGCCTCTTTATCTCATCCTCCAGCTTCGCCCCCTCAGCCCCCGTCTCCCCGAAGCCAGCGGAGATTATTATGACCCCGTCCACGCCAGCCCTGCCGCATTCATCCACTATGCCCGGGACCGACTTCGCCGGGGTAGCTATAACCGCCAGATCCACATGGCCTGGGACCTCAGATATGCTCGGAAAACATTTAATCCCCATAACGCTATCCCTGTTGGGGTTGACGGGATACACGGATCGCCTCTCCCTTCCGATGAGAAGGTTCTTCATTATCTGCTGGCCGATCGAACCCTCCCTCTCAGTAGCCCCTATGAAAGCAACCGCCTTCGGGTCAAACATATCCTCTAAAGAACCCAATTCCCAACCCCTTTCATACAATATTACATTAATTGAAGCCAAATATATTATATTGCTTCGACTCGGAGCATGGAATAACCGCGAATGGAGCTCGAGGATTAGCAGTATAAATAGGGGAGATGAGGTGGGTCACCTGAAGAAAGCCGATAGAACAACGTAAAGATTATCCGTTATATGTATCTCCCCATAAGCCCTTCCAGCCCATTTCAAGTTACAGGAGGTCCTACAGCGGCTTACTCCTATGGATAAAGGGATCTCCCCAGCGCGGATCAGCCGTAGGCCTACCTTTGGTTTACATGGATCCGACCCTACTCCTCCAGGATGTTTAAAGCCTCGTCCCTGTAGGCGTCCATCACGTATGGAATGCCTGAGATCTCAGCAGCTTCCCTGGTTAACGCCATGAGATCCCTACGGGACAGCGCTGATATTTTGAATTTCCTGCTGCCCGCCATCAGTTGTTGTAGGCCTGTCTTTATCTTTTGGCAGAAGGTGTATATGCCTATGGCGCCTAGTGGGATCTCCTCTATCTCATCCCCGTACCTCTCCCTCAGCTCCTCGTAGCAGACGAATATCTCCTCCACGCTCCTCCCATACTTTGAGACGGTCCTCGGTAGTTCGCCTCTCTTAAGCCACAGCCCTATGTTCTTCCCCACCATTCCAGGTATCATTAGAGCCCTCCCCATACAGACCGCTTTCACGTAGGGTGACCCCATAGCGATCGCCTTGAAGACGCCGTCCTCCGTGGAGAACCCCCCCGCCACGGCGAGGTCCGGCACCCTGAAGCCCCTCTCACTGAGCCTCTCGCAGAACCTGTAGGCTAGGGATTCAAGATAGAAGGTGGGGATGCCCCATTCGTTCATCATGGGCCAGGGGCTCATGCCCGTGCCGCCCGGCGCCCCGTCTATGGTGATGAGGCTCAGCCTCGCCTCAGCGCCGTAGCGCAGGGCCATGGCTAGGTCCACCGGGGAGTAGGCCCCGGTCTTGAGGGTGATCCTCTTGAAGCCCAAGCCCCTGAGGCGGTCCACCTCCTCTAGGAAGGAGGCTTTGTCCACAAACCCGAGGCGCGAGTGGCGTTCAAACTCTCTGATGGAGCCCTTCATGTAGGCTCTCCTTACAGCTGGGTCCTCGGGATCCGGGATGACCATGTAACCCCTCTCCTTCAATTTAACCGCCATACCTACGTCGCTAACTTTTATCTCTCCACCTATGGATTTGGCTCCCTGACCCCATTTCAACTCTATCGCCTCGAGCTCATGCCTGCTGGATATGTACTCGGCCACCCCGAGCCTCGTATCCTCCACGTTCATCTGCACCAGTAGCTCACCGTAGCCTTCATAGAACCTCTTGTAGGCCTCTATTCGGCGGTCCATCTCAGGGGACCTCCTCACCTTGCCCTTATCATCCAGCTCAAGCTCCGGGTCCACGCCGCATACATTCTCACCGCATACCAAGGTTATCCCGGAGATGGCGGCGCCCACCGCGAAGTGATCCCAGTTCCTACGGGCTATCTCAGTGGAGCCCATGGCGCCGGTGAATATGGGCAGCCGCATCCTAACCTTGCTATCCCATCCATACTCAGTCTCCACGTCGACGTTGAGGAACAACGCCGTGTCAGGTCCAGGCTCCACATTCTCCGGAAGGCCCTCAGCCCCCCATGCGTAGCCTTGAATGTTTAAATGAGAGTAATCGACTGGATAGTTCTTATTTGCACCTATAGTCACCTCCCCGAAGGGCCCAGGATACAGGACCTCCCTGCCCCTGAAGGAGGCCAGCCACGCTTCACAGCCTCCAACGCATCCATCTATACATCTAGAGCAGATGCCCGACATCGATACGACATCCGTGGAGCGGTTAAACGTCCCGGTGGCCTCGCTGGCGTTAGGCCTCCTCAAATTCAAAGTCTAGCACCCCTCCTCCTCACCATTTTTAACTCCATTTCGAGGTCTAAATGAAGGGGGCATAGATAACTCCCCGCGGTGATCCTGGTAGATCCTCAGCTTCAAGTATAAAAATTTTATCCCGAAGCCCTAGGAGAGGTGAGATCGACCAATCCCGGAAGCTTCGGCGTAGGACTCGTTCTTGGCGCCGCCGGAAGGATTCGAACCTTCGACCAACGGGTTAACAGCTTCAGCCTCGGCCTAGGTCGAGTCCGCTGCTCTACCTCTGAGCTTTCGCCTACCCCCTATTCTTCTCTGCCCTCCCACCGTGGAGGGTAGACGGCGGCTCAATCCGGCGGCACCCACGTTACGAGTCTTCCATTAGATGATATTTAAACTTATTTCAGGTCTATATTCACCTGGCCTACCGGTCTTCTTCCACCACGGAGCTTCATTCCCAGCCTGGCATGACAATGGCGTGATGGGATTCAATGAACACCCGCGACGGGGCTGCCGGACATCGAGGCGTCGAGCAATGCTCGTATCCCCTAAGAAAGAAGAAATCTTAACTTATCTTTAATGCCTGAAAAGGAGCCTGAGATTTAAACCATGAGGGTTAACGGTCGTTCGGACTCCAAGTCCGCCTGAGATGCAGCAGTAAACACTTCCCGTGGGAGCCCTCTAGGGAGGTGTGCGCCTTGAACTCATACTTGGTTCCACGATTTTATGTTTCGCGCGTTAGAGGATTTCAGGTGCAGAACGCGTGGAGGTGGCATCTAATTCTATCCTTACTCCACGCGGTTAATTGTTTGTTGGGAGGAATTTTTATTTTTCTCTACGGATTTTGACGTTGATGTTCTTGAATGCTTGGGTTCTCTGCCTTAAGGGTTCCTCTACAGCCAGCCGTTCTATAGCTGAGCCTAATTGTACTCCCACAGCGTCCGTGTTGCTTAGGATATATTCAGCGTCTTCGGGTGAAGCTAGAGCTGCCCCATGAGCGAGGAGGATCGTCTCAGGCTTTATCCTTTTTACTATGTCGTAAAATCTTTGGGTCTTCTCAGCCATCTCTTTCAGAGTCAAGGTTTTGGCTACGCCCGTTGACCCCCCTCGGGTTATCCCTGCATGGTAAATATACACGTCCACATCCCCTTCCCTGATCAGCCTCTCGGTCTCCTCAGCATTGAACGCGTAGCCTATGGTCAGCATATCCAACTCGTTGGCCATTTTAAGCATCTCTATCTCCATTTGATAGGTGAAGCCCGTGGCTTCAAGCGTCTCCCTGAACTCTCCGGAAAACCATGAAATCGTCGGAAAGTTGTGAATTCCTGAGAAGCCTATCTCCTTTATCTGCCTGAGGAATATCCCCATATCTCGTGTGACATCCGTGCCGTTCAGTCCAGCTATCACGGGAGTCTCTCTTACTACTGGAAGTATCTCTCTAGCTCCCATCTCATAGACGAGGCCGTTTGCATCCCCCATAGGCAGCATGCCGGCTAAGGATCCCCAGCCGTGCATCCTATAATATCCTGAGTTGTACACGCCTATAATGTCCGCTCCGCCCCTCTCGATGAATTTAGCGGCTATTCCGATGCCTGCTCCCGCCATTACGATGGGCTTACCTCTATCTATCTCCTTGTTCAGTCGCTCCAAAACTTCCGTTTTACTATATCTCTTAGCCATTGGGATGTTCACCTCTAAACTTGTGGTATAAGTGCTAGATAGGTTTAATAGTGATGTTTCACCCTTTAAGTCTTATGAAGTAAGATGTTTAGGATCTTTTTAGTAGGCCCTTCTCCAGCATTAGTGCTAATAAAGCCTTAACCATCTCCTTGGCGAATCTGGGGTCATTTATATCGTAATTCAATTCAACGACCTCTATGTTGGCTGGAAGACTCGCTTTTAGTGCTTCTACGAAAGCTCTATCTGACTCAGGCTCCCAGAAAGGCCCTCCCTCAGCAGAGTATGAGTCGAAGCCCCTCCTGGGTATCATAAACACGGCGGGATCGCGGGTATGCCTCAGCCTCGCAGCCATCTCCTCAGCAACCTTAACCTGTTCCTCCCTTGTGATGCGGATATCCGTGATCAAAGGGCTATGGCGTATAATCTTTCTATCCCTGTACTTCTCAGGTATCGTCTCAGGCCTCCCGAAGACCAGTATGGCGATGGCGCCCGGAGCCAGTACCTGGGGAATGCCAAGCCTACCGGCCACCGTGAGCCTCTCCCCACCCCCTGCTAGGAGGCCACCATACATATCATTTGTAACCTCTATGGTGGCTATGTCCAGGACCGCCTTAATAGTGCCCTGCTTCATCAGGTGCTCCATAGCTCTCCCTCCAGTGCCAACTGCATGAAATACTATGGTTTCGCATCCATGCGCTTCTAGAAGTTCTATCGCCTTCATCGCGCAGGGCGTCGTTATACCCACGGTCGTCACGGCCACCAGTGGCTTCTCCGTAACCTCTAAATCCTCCTCTGAGCTAGCCATGCCGCATATGGCATGGGCTGCGTTGGAAAGTATCTTCTTGGTCACAGGGTTTAACCCTAGGATGTCGGCCACTGAGTGCATCATGGTTATATCGTATATGTCGACGAAGGGGGCTGTATTCCCTGAGGCGACGGTCGAGACCATGAGCTTCGGAAAACCTATAGGGAGGCTCCTCATAACCGCCGTGGCTAGAGAGGTGCCCTGGGTGCCTCCCATGGAGATTATCCCGTGGACCATGCCCTCCTTAACCATATCTTCTATTAGTTTTGAAGCCCCGCGACTCATTAGAGGGCTCGCAACTTCCCTAGACGGGTTCTCCAAGAGTTCCCTGAAATTCATACCTCCCGCCTCGGCAACTTCCTCCCTGGAAATATCGGGTTTAAAGAGAGGTTCACCGATAACCCCCACATCTACAACTAGAGCCCGAAAGCCGATCCTCTCGATGATTTCCTTCACGAACTTAATCTCCCTTCCCTTAGTATCGAGGGTTCCGAGGACCACTATAGTCCTAGCATTCTTAGTCAAAGTCTTCATCCCTCTCAAAATACAACTTCTAAATGGACTTATGATTATAAACCTGAGAATAGGCTAATAAAAGAATAGGTCAATAGAGGTAACGATGTCTTGGCCTAAACGGTCGCCATCCCAAGATGAGGCCATCTATTTTTTAGAAACTAAGGATTCCAACACTCGCCTTCGTCTCCAGCGGCTCATGGTTTAATCTGCCTCTACTCAGGGATTATTTAGGTGGATGGGAGAAAGCTCCTGTCCATTTCAGATTTTATAAGGAGGAGATAAGTTATGAAGGATGTAAAGAATAAAGGGATATTGTTTCCTCACCGGGTGAGAGGAGGTTTAAGGTTGAATATATTTGAGGAGAGGACCAGAAAATTTCAGAGTTTAATCTCCCAGAAGGGTATAGGAGGCGCAATGATAAGGAACCCCTACAGCTTCAGATATTTCACGGGCGTAGGCTGGTGGCAGCCTTCAATCTATATACCTGCATCCGGCGATCCCGTCATTTTCGCCTTTGAAGACGAGGTGGAGGAGCTTAAGGAGAACACCTGGGTCAGCGACGTGTTAGGTTACCGTAAGGTTGAGGAGCTTATAAGGAGCGTCGTAGCTACCGTCAGAGGCAGCGCGGGGAGGACCTTGGGTTTCGACCTAGACATAGACTCTTCAGCCCTGCTCTATCAGATGTTCATTAACATGCATAGGGATAGGAGAGTGGTCGACGTTCACGACCTCATCATGGAGTTGAGGATGATTAAAGATGAGACGGAGATATCCCTCATAAGGAGGGCCTCCGAGATAGCCGGGAAGAGTTTGAAAGCGGCTCTAGAGGCTGTAAGGCCTGGAGCCACTGAAACCGAAGTTGCTGGAGAAGCCATCTATGCGGCGAGAAAAGAGGGTGCAGAGTCCGTGCACATATACGTCAATTCTGGGAGGCCGAGGATCCACGCCCATCCGAGAAATGAACGGATCAAGGCAGGGGACACGGTCATGGTCGATGTCATGCCTAGGTATGAGGGGTACTACTCCGACAAGGCTGATACAGTGATCCTGGACGATAATGGAGATAAGCGGAAGGCATATCAAGCCTTCTCAGAGGCAGTCGAGCTCTGCTCCAAGAATTTAGGGGCTGGAGCAACCATGGAGGAGATCGAATATGAGGCTAAGAAAGTCTACGAAAGGAATGGACTATTAAGGTATTACGTTTATGGATTCGGCCATGGGGTAGGGTTAAGATTCGAAGAAGCACCCATAACGACCATCGTAGTAGCTCATAGGAGAATTAAGATTAGGAACAACATGATCATAAATCTGGGCCACGCCCCTCTCTCAGGAAAACCCATAGGAGCCGTAAAGATAGAGGATACGTATCTCGTCAAGGAAGGAGGGGCTGAGAAATTAACTTAACTACTGGGAATCTTCCTTCGATTCCCAGTAGGGTCTAGTTTGAAATAGTGTTCTAATAATCTCCGTAGTCCTCTCCTCATTATCTCTGATAATGTCGAAGGGCTGACCCCTAATCTACGCGAGAGCTCCAATGTATCTATTCTCTTCGGATAGTCGAAGAGGCCCATCTTCAAGGCGAGCCACACGATAACCTTAGAAGGCGTAAGGGGATATTCCGTAGGGCCATAGATGGGATCGACAAAGCTAGGAATTTCAGCCACCTCAATATATTCATAAACTGTGTGGTTCATAAGGGAAATTCAAGTTATCTAAGGGACATGGCGGAGCTAGCTCGGGAGTTAGGTGTAAAGATCACCTACGAAATGATGGAGACAGTTAAAGGCTATAATGAGCATCTCAGCCTCACGGCAGAGGAAGAGACCGATGTTGCACTTGAGCTCTTAGAGCTCAAGTCTCAAGGGTACCCAATAGCGAACTCATCAGCCTACTTCAAAGCTTTGGCGGCACATACTAAATATAAATGTCATGTTCCAAAGGTATTAGTTACCGTGGAATGGGATGGAGCAATTAGGGTATGCTCCACCATTGCCGAGGACAATAGACCAGACCTAATGGAGTACAGCCTAGGAAACGTAGTCAGGAACACCTTTAGGGAGATATTCGCCTCTAAAAATTATCTTAAATACATAGAGGCGGCGGAGAAATGCTATAAATGCGACCTATCATATCCCAGGGAGATAGCCCTCATATACTCGTTCAACTCAGAGGCCATCAGGAACTTCTTCAGTAAGATAACGGAGATAAACCTAAGTAAACTGTAAGCGACGTAAATCGTGGCCTCGGCCCTCACCATGTATGAATTTGTCCTATCAAGGAGAACCTATGGAAATGGTTCCAGCTAATGCGGATGTGGTACTGCATCGGCAGGCATACCGAGCTCCTTTACGATCAATTCCCTGTAGAGGGGGACGGCCTCTCCGCGCATCTTCGAGGGTTCGCCCGCCTTAGGAATTTGAAAAATAGCTACTCCGGTCTTGAGCAGACTAACCACCATGCCTTCCCCATTTTTAGAGGTTACGCCGAATCTCCCTCGCTTCTCCGTAAAATATCCAAGTTCTTTCAGCCTATTTGATGCCTCATCCAAGTCTACATCCAGCCACATTTTAGGGGTTATTATGATGGTTCTCTTGCCGTTCCTGGAACACTGCTCCTCTATGAGCTCCTCACCTAGCGGGGTGGGGCCTATAGTTGAGCTTCCGCATACCGGGCATCCCTCATATTTAGCGATGGATACCTCATCGAAGGACATCTCAGATGCGTTTATGTAGAGGAGT
This region of Candidatus Bathyarchaeota archaeon genomic DNA includes:
- a CDS encoding Tm-1-like ATP-binding domain-containing protein; amino-acid sequence: MKTLTKNARTIVVLGTLDTKGREIKFVKEIIERIGFRALVVDVGVIGEPLFKPDISREEVAEAGGMNFRELLENPSREVASPLMSRGASKLIEDMVKEGMVHGIISMGGTQGTSLATAVMRSLPIGFPKLMVSTVASGNTAPFVDIYDITMMHSVADILGLNPVTKKILSNAAHAICGMASSEEDLEVTEKPLVAVTTVGITTPCAMKAIELLEAHGCETIVFHAVGTGGRAMEHLMKQGTIKAVLDIATIEVTNDMYGGLLAGGGERLTVAGRLGIPQVLAPGAIAILVFGRPETIPEKYRDRKIIRHSPLITDIRITREEQVKVAEEMAARLRHTRDPAVFMIPRRGFDSYSAEGGPFWEPESDRAFVEALKASLPANIEVVELNYDINDPRFAKEMVKALLALMLEKGLLKRS
- a CDS encoding GNAT family N-acetyltransferase encodes the protein MGSLEDMFDPKAVAFIGATEREGSIGQQIMKNLLIGRERRSVYPVNPNRDSVMGIKCFPSISEVPGHVDLAVIATPAKSVPGIVDECGRAGVDGVIIISAGFGETGAEGAKLEDEIKRLGVKHGVRVLGPNCLGVIRPHISLNAAFSRGNPEPGEIAFLSQSAALGSAMLDWAMSARIGFSMFASLGSMLDIDFGDLIDYLGQDPHTRSILIYMEGVRSARKFVCAARGFARTKPIIVLKSGKYAESARAARSHVGALAGSFEVYDAAFKRLGVLRVDEIEDLFNCATVLSSRNLPKGPRLAIVTNAGGPGIMTADAVLDYGGEVAELSEESMQILNGFLPPYWSKGNPIDLLEEANIERYEKALDVCLSDPKVDGVIVIYTPQPALESMGLAEKIVEKAGKKVKPILTVWMGGAENDPARRLFYENEIPTYPTPEKAVRTYMYMYRYKRNLELLYETPEELPMDLSPPKNHLKLIIRRAVKEGRTTLTEEEADKFLDAYRIPRAPAYLAKSLDEALENVSRVGGYPVALKIVSPDITHKTDVGGVILGVDSEKRLREEYTRLLERVKKASPKARIDGVYVQKMMQEIDFELILGARRDKDFGMVVLFGRGGRDVEHIHDFSMGLPPLNQTLARRMMEETKIYGALSRGPRNGQPINLRALEEIVVLFSNMVSDFPEMSEVEVNPLAASKTMIQALDARIIIDPGAIKEKNSYPHLVILPYPTKYVTPWRLKDGTEVILRPIRPEDERLESEFIMNLSDETKRFRFFRVIKELSHADLVRFCNIDYDREMAIIAELREDGKRREIGAARLILEPGGGKGEIAVVVADEYQRKGLGTKLVDMLIEIAEEKGLESIYGIIMPKNESVINLFRKMGFTFKVREDEVIATLNLK
- a CDS encoding phosphoenolpyruvate hydrolase family protein; translation: MAKRYSKTEVLERLNKEIDRGKPIVMAGAGIGIAAKFIERGGADIIGVYNSGYYRMHGWGSLAGMLPMGDANGLVYEMGAREILPVVRETPVIAGLNGTDVTRDMGIFLRQIKEIGFSGIHNFPTISWFSGEFRETLEATGFTYQMEIEMLKMANELDMLTIGYAFNAEETERLIREGDVDVYIYHAGITRGGSTGVAKTLTLKEMAEKTQRFYDIVKRIKPETILLAHGAALASPEDAEYILSNTDAVGVQLGSAIERLAVEEPLRQRTQAFKNINVKIRREK
- a CDS encoding helix-turn-helix domain-containing protein; protein product: MNHTVYEYIEVAEIPSFVDPIYGPTEYPLTPSKVIVWLALKMGLFDYPKRIDTLELSRRLGVSPSTLSEIMRRGLRRLLEHYFKLDPTGNRRKIPSS
- a CDS encoding DUF3463 domain-containing protein; translation: MAELARELGVKITYEMMETVKGYNEHLSLTAEEETDVALELLELKSQGYPIANSSAYFKALAAHTKYKCHVPKVLVTVEWDGAIRVCSTIAEDNRPDLMEYSLGNVVRNTFREIFASKNYLKYIEAAEKCYKCDLSYPREIALIYSFNSEAIRNFFSKITEINLSKL
- a CDS encoding FMN-binding glutamate synthase family protein, giving the protein MNLRRPNASEATGTFNRSTDVVSMSGICSRCIDGCVGGCEAWLASFRGREVLYPGPFGEVTIGANKNYPVDYSHLNIQGYAWGAEGLPENVEPGPDTALFLNVDVETEYGWDSKVRMRLPIFTGAMGSTEIARRNWDHFAVGAAISGITLVCGENVCGVDPELELDDKGKVRRSPEMDRRIEAYKRFYEGYGELLVQMNVEDTRLGVAEYISSRHELEAIELKWGQGAKSIGGEIKVSDVGMAVKLKERGYMVIPDPEDPAVRRAYMKGSIREFERHSRLGFVDKASFLEEVDRLRGLGFKRITLKTGAYSPVDLAMALRYGAEARLSLITIDGAPGGTGMSPWPMMNEWGIPTFYLESLAYRFCERLSERGFRVPDLAVAGGFSTEDGVFKAIAMGSPYVKAVCMGRALMIPGMVGKNIGLWLKRGELPRTVSKYGRSVEEIFVCYEELRERYGDEIEEIPLGAIGIYTFCQKIKTGLQQLMAGSRKFKISALSRRDLMALTREAAEISGIPYVMDAYRDEALNILEE
- a CDS encoding aminopeptidase P family protein; this translates as MNIFEERTRKFQSLISQKGIGGAMIRNPYSFRYFTGVGWWQPSIYIPASGDPVIFAFEDEVEELKENTWVSDVLGYRKVEELIRSVVATVRGSAGRTLGFDLDIDSSALLYQMFINMHRDRRVVDVHDLIMELRMIKDETEISLIRRASEIAGKSLKAALEAVRPGATETEVAGEAIYAARKEGAESVHIYVNSGRPRIHAHPRNERIKAGDTVMVDVMPRYEGYYSDKADTVILDDNGDKRKAYQAFSEAVELCSKNLGAGATMEEIEYEAKKVYERNGLLRYYVYGFGHGVGLRFEEAPITTIVVAHRRIKIRNNMIINLGHAPLSGKPIGAVKIEDTYLVKEGGAEKLT